The Methanobacterium lacus genome includes a region encoding these proteins:
- a CDS encoding ubiquitin-like small modifier protein 1, whose product MQKVEVKFLTRFIDITGEKTTTIEDAGDISQLIEALCEKYDETFRDVLLDEDGTVRDYLKVMVNGEDIRDLDGTETKLNDGDEIVMFQTIAGG is encoded by the coding sequence ATGCAAAAAGTAGAAGTAAAATTTTTAACAAGATTCATAGACATCACCGGAGAAAAAACTACAACCATTGAAGATGCAGGGGACATATCCCAACTTATAGAGGCTTTGTGCGAAAAATACGATGAAACATTCCGTGATGTTTTATTAGACGAAGATGGTACTGTGAGGGACTATCTGAAGGTAATGGTAAATGGTGAGGATATAAGGGATCTTGATGGTACAGAAACCAAACTTAACGATGGTGATGAGATAGTAATGTTCCAGACTATCGCTGGAGGATAA
- a CDS encoding transglutaminase domain-containing protein → MLLLAFALILNVHTTSAATTNGTSSINSSVSSDVTNQVSAASSTSTTSKSKLVSTSKDVTKPKVVKTDPTKNAVKVDTKKTIKIYFSEAIKFGNGWIELKNNKKSVSIKTTINGKILTIDPLAYLSKDGNYNIYIHSGSITDMSGNKLSLYKTSFSTVSSKKPVSAAMQKYLVPTANCQSNNSKIKALAAQITKGSTTDYAKASKIFNWVRDHVSYSFYYNTQKGALGTLNSRSANCADTAHLVVALERAAGIPARYNHGTCRFSSGTWYGHVWAQVYVNGKWYYADGTSYRNSFGVVKNWNTKTFTLHGIYASLPF, encoded by the coding sequence ATGTTGCTATTGGCTTTTGCACTAATTTTGAATGTTCACACAACATCAGCTGCCACAACCAATGGAACTAGCAGCATTAATTCCAGTGTGAGTTCAGATGTGACTAATCAAGTTAGTGCAGCAAGTAGCACGAGCACAACATCAAAATCCAAGTTAGTTTCAACAAGCAAAGACGTAACTAAACCAAAGGTTGTTAAAACCGATCCTACGAAAAATGCAGTGAAAGTTGACACCAAAAAAACCATTAAAATATATTTCAGTGAAGCAATTAAATTTGGAAATGGCTGGATTGAATTAAAAAATAATAAAAAAAGTGTATCCATAAAAACAACAATAAACGGAAAAATTTTGACTATAGACCCCCTGGCCTACTTGAGTAAAGATGGTAATTACAACATCTACATACACTCAGGCAGTATTACTGACATGTCAGGTAACAAGTTAAGTTTGTATAAAACCAGTTTCAGTACAGTATCATCTAAGAAACCTGTATCAGCTGCCATGCAAAAATATTTGGTACCAACAGCAAATTGTCAATCGAACAACTCTAAGATCAAAGCATTAGCAGCCCAAATTACCAAGGGATCTACAACAGATTATGCAAAGGCTTCAAAGATCTTCAACTGGGTTCGTGACCATGTGAGCTACTCCTTCTACTACAACACTCAGAAGGGTGCTTTAGGTACTTTAAATTCAAGATCTGCAAACTGTGCAGACACTGCACATTTAGTTGTGGCCCTTGAAAGAGCAGCAGGAATACCTGCTCGTTACAACCATGGTACTTGCAGATTTTCAAGTGGTACCTGGTACGGTCATGTATGGGCACAAGTATATGTAAATGGAAAATGGTACTATGCAGATGGAACCAGTTACAGAAACTCCTTTGGAGTTGTGAAAAACTGGAACACCAAGACATTCACATTACATGGAATATACGCATCCCTACCATTCTAG
- a CDS encoding CPBP family intramembrane glutamic endopeptidase codes for MNTNINWKLFGILLIASIISAVLVLPYTLALSPGLAAVFTPFVLIAQMIQTLVIFSVAIFLGLILAKRVGFSLPILEGWLEGREVGSYFRSILGISIGLGLLSGVLIVVLSLFFTPVTATFQNVELSIPLWKGFLASFYGGISEEIVMRLFLMTLIVWIIFKIKKTEDGKPNSLGIWIAIVLSAVIFGLGHLPITGSITSITPLIIGRAVLLNGVGGIVFGWLYWKKGLESAMMGHFSADIVLHVIYPFFLMLLI; via the coding sequence ATGAATACGAATATAAACTGGAAATTATTTGGTATTCTCCTTATTGCAAGTATAATAAGTGCAGTTCTGGTTTTACCATATACATTGGCCCTTAGCCCAGGTTTAGCAGCGGTTTTTACACCTTTTGTTTTGATTGCACAGATGATACAGACACTGGTAATATTTTCTGTGGCTATTTTCTTGGGATTGATCCTTGCAAAACGTGTGGGTTTCAGTTTACCCATACTTGAAGGATGGTTGGAAGGTAGGGAAGTTGGAAGTTATTTCAGATCCATATTGGGAATTTCCATAGGTTTAGGATTGTTATCTGGTGTGCTAATAGTTGTTTTAAGTTTGTTTTTCACACCTGTAACAGCTACTTTTCAAAATGTGGAATTATCCATACCACTGTGGAAGGGATTTTTAGCATCGTTCTATGGGGGAATATCCGAGGAAATTGTCATGAGACTGTTCTTGATGACTCTGATTGTGTGGATAATTTTCAAGATCAAAAAAACAGAGGATGGAAAACCTAATTCCTTGGGTATTTGGATTGCCATCGTTCTTTCAGCCGTTATATTTGGTTTGGGTCATCTTCCAATAACAGGATCCATAACCTCAATAACTCCATTAATCATTGGAAGAGCAGTTCTGCTAAATGGTGTAGGGGGAATAGTATTTGGATGGCTTTACTGGAAAAAAGGATTGGAATCCGCAATGATGGGACATTTCTCAGCAGATATTGTTTTACATGTCATTTATCCATTCTTCTTAATGCTTTTGATATGA
- a CDS encoding PepSY domain-containing protein encodes MIKKVILGLVVIVAVFGIGYAAFTNMNTTTSPTNNSSVQNVQNTTSNTSNVQKTENKTISSEEAKKIAAKYIEVSGATPGTPKLVNQDSRMVYIVPVMVNGENVGEIDIDAETGANLGGAGGG; translated from the coding sequence ATGATCAAAAAAGTCATATTGGGACTCGTTGTTATTGTTGCAGTATTTGGAATAGGATACGCAGCATTTACCAACATGAACACTACTACATCCCCAACAAACAATTCATCAGTTCAAAATGTGCAGAACACAACTTCAAACACCAGTAACGTTCAAAAAACAGAGAACAAAACCATCTCTTCAGAAGAAGCAAAGAAAATAGCAGCTAAGTACATTGAAGTATCAGGAGCAACACCAGGAACACCAAAACTAGTTAACCAAGACAGTAGAATGGTTTACATTGTACCTGTAATGGTTAATGGAGAAAATGTGGGAGAAATAGATATTGACGCTGAAACAGGTGCAAACCTTGGAGGCGCGGGAGGAGGTTAA
- a CDS encoding putative quinol monooxygenase, whose amino-acid sequence MIVVTAKMNVKPASKYDFMVETEALIKHTRYEKGCISYNLYTDTDDPNQLVMLEFWKDMDDLDAHMNTVHFKAFGNAISKYLTCEIEISKFDAQKV is encoded by the coding sequence ATGATCGTTGTAACAGCTAAAATGAATGTTAAGCCAGCTTCTAAATATGATTTCATGGTTGAAACAGAGGCATTGATTAAACACACAAGATATGAGAAGGGATGTATAAGTTACAATTTATACACTGATACTGATGATCCAAATCAGCTGGTTATGCTAGAATTTTGGAAGGATATGGATGATTTAGATGCACATATGAATACTGTACACTTTAAAGCATTTGGCAATGCAATTTCAAAGTATTTAACCTGTGAAATAGAAATATCCAAGTTCGACGCCCAAAAAGTCTAG
- a CDS encoding transglutaminase-like domain-containing protein, with translation MLLLIGLAVVLNVNFSSATTVNQTDIINSTHTINNSTVSHTVTSKASNKTVKTNSVSNSTKNMAAGGSTTVNGLSVSQLKDGISRVQIFYFKNSRMPNFVNFGTRKILIGTFQKNIATAGLSINLSVNGLTVAQLKDGISRVQSFYSNNGRLPNYVSYGTRKVTITTFQSNIATAGLKLSLSSGTIPIDTSSVSALAKSLAYGSSSQYETAQKIFNWVRDNVTYSFYYNTVYGASGTLTKRLGNCCDKTNLLVALSRAAGITAQYKWGSCYFTTSKTWYGHVWADLYLDGKWVAADTTSSRNSLGVINNWNTATFTLKGTYTTLPF, from the coding sequence GTGTTATTGCTAATAGGATTAGCAGTGGTTTTGAATGTAAATTTTAGTAGTGCAACAACCGTGAATCAAACAGATATTATTAATTCGACCCATACTATTAATAATTCGACTGTATCACATACAGTCACTAGTAAAGCTAGTAACAAAACAGTGAAAACAAATTCAGTGTCGAATTCAACTAAGAATATGGCTGCAGGAGGATCCACAACTGTTAATGGTTTGAGTGTTTCCCAGCTTAAGGATGGAATTTCCAGAGTTCAAATATTCTACTTCAAAAACAGTAGAATGCCAAACTTCGTAAATTTTGGAACCAGAAAAATTCTAATAGGTACCTTCCAGAAAAATATAGCAACTGCTGGTTTAAGTATAAACCTTTCAGTGAATGGTTTAACAGTTGCTCAGTTGAAGGACGGAATTTCCAGAGTTCAATCATTCTACAGTAATAATGGTAGATTGCCAAATTACGTAAGTTATGGAACCAGAAAAGTTACCATTACAACATTCCAGAGTAATATTGCAACAGCCGGTTTAAAATTATCTTTATCATCAGGGACAATACCAATTGATACCAGCTCAGTATCTGCACTTGCAAAATCTCTTGCATACGGTTCATCGTCACAGTACGAAACCGCGCAGAAAATATTTAACTGGGTTAGAGACAACGTTACCTATTCATTCTACTATAATACCGTCTACGGTGCATCTGGAACGTTAACTAAAAGACTTGGAAACTGTTGTGATAAAACCAACCTACTGGTTGCTCTTTCAAGAGCAGCTGGAATTACTGCACAGTACAAATGGGGTTCATGTTACTTCACTACAAGTAAAACATGGTATGGCCATGTATGGGCAGACCTTTACCTAGATGGTAAATGGGTTGCTGCAGATACTACAAGTAGCAGAAATTCGTTAGGTGTAATTAACAATTGGAACACAGCCACATTCACGTTAAAAGGAACATATACGACACTACCATTTTAA
- a CDS encoding ABC transporter substrate-binding protein yields MRIGYLSTIYHTSFILKSGNIGYKNSDETEWQLFPTGPAIMEAFKDKEIDLGYVGLPPVMIGIQNGMKLKCVAGGHIEGTVMIAKEEYDSYDDLGDLESVLKQFKGKSIGTPTRGSIHDVIIRNLIVNSDVSINNYPWADFIPDAISENEIAAGVGTPSLATVADMQLKTKIIIPPNMLWPYNPSYGIVVQEDMIKEDEEFILSFLKAHEEACNLIRNYPEQAADIAAEEMGVVDKDFVLKTYSISPRYCAKIPEEYIKSTMDFLPVLKKLGYMSTDLNPEDIFELKYINQVHKEPAHYY; encoded by the coding sequence ATGCGTATTGGTTATCTCTCAACAATATATCACACATCGTTCATCTTAAAAAGTGGAAATATAGGTTACAAAAATTCCGATGAAACAGAATGGCAACTGTTTCCAACAGGTCCGGCAATAATGGAGGCATTCAAAGATAAAGAAATAGATCTTGGATACGTGGGGTTACCTCCTGTTATGATTGGAATACAAAATGGAATGAAACTCAAATGCGTTGCTGGAGGACACATCGAAGGCACAGTCATGATTGCAAAGGAAGAATATGATTCATACGATGATTTGGGTGATTTAGAATCTGTTCTTAAACAATTTAAAGGAAAATCCATAGGAACGCCCACAAGGGGATCGATTCATGATGTGATAATCAGAAATCTTATTGTTAACAGTGATGTTTCGATCAACAACTATCCCTGGGCTGATTTCATACCAGATGCAATATCCGAAAACGAAATAGCCGCAGGTGTTGGAACACCTTCCCTCGCTACCGTTGCAGACATGCAGCTTAAAACAAAAATAATCATACCTCCAAACATGTTATGGCCATACAATCCAAGTTACGGAATCGTAGTGCAAGAAGATATGATCAAAGAGGATGAAGAATTCATATTAAGCTTTTTAAAAGCACATGAAGAAGCATGTAACTTAATAAGAAACTATCCAGAACAAGCAGCAGATATCGCTGCAGAAGAGATGGGTGTCGTTGATAAAGACTTTGTATTGAAAACCTACAGTATTTCACCACGCTACTGTGCGAAAATACCTGAAGAGTACATTAAATCAACAATGGACTTTTTACCAGTTCTAAAGAAGTTGGGATACATGAGCACAGATTTAAATCCTGAAGATATATTTGAACTGAAGTATATAAACCAAGTCCATAAGGAACCTGCACATTACTATTAA
- a CDS encoding phosphatase PAP2 family protein, whose product MNSLLSALSYLNILSFYFINHGLDNRLFDIVMPFITDFGSVLAWFLILGLMFVFGDQKTRKIAFLGVMALLIANVVVYSLKFLVAEPRPFLTLANVDLLVHAEETYSFPSGHAASSFAAAFVIGSKYKLNLKGKSYSLLYPLMIFAAVVGFSRIYIGVHYPYDVVVGAIIGILSGYFALKFWNNNLTEKISRINIKYRLKT is encoded by the coding sequence ATGAATTCTTTACTATCTGCACTGTCTTATTTGAACATTTTAAGTTTCTACTTCATTAACCATGGTCTGGATAACAGACTATTTGATATTGTAATGCCATTTATAACAGATTTTGGCAGTGTACTTGCATGGTTTTTAATCTTAGGATTGATGTTTGTATTTGGTGATCAAAAAACACGTAAAATTGCATTTTTAGGAGTTATGGCACTCCTCATAGCAAATGTTGTGGTTTACTCCTTGAAATTTTTAGTTGCCGAACCCAGACCATTTTTAACACTCGCCAATGTTGATCTGCTGGTTCATGCCGAGGAAACCTACTCATTTCCATCGGGTCATGCAGCATCATCCTTTGCAGCAGCATTTGTTATAGGCAGTAAATATAAATTAAACCTCAAGGGAAAAAGTTACAGTCTACTTTATCCCCTTATGATATTCGCAGCTGTAGTAGGATTTTCAAGGATTTACATTGGGGTACACTATCCCTACGATGTAGTGGTGGGGGCCATCATAGGAATCCTCTCAGGTTATTTTGCTCTAAAATTTTGGAACAATAATTTAACAGAAAAGATTTCCAGAATAAACATTAAATATAGGTTAAAGACGTGA
- the hisG gene encoding ATP phosphoribosyltransferase, whose protein sequence is MKKIVLGLPKGSLNNVNRGNTYQLFVDAGYEVRGYEPGNESNEIGIMNDPEIKGFLTRPQSAPVELNREILDLAVIGEDWVQEESVNYKEKLIKKVGDLDYGQTRLIVGVPKEAEYKDLTDFFRKNKDRKTPILCFTEYPNLTRQFFENNEGYKEVFGETKPFVQVRGLRDGDNMMVQIINSDGATEVYIAKGADLIVDNTQTGSSLRKAGLKELETIMESSAGLYAGPSCTGEKEKKAKMIFDQLFGAINARKFFDVKFNISTLKVDDIKEFLLKNKYCSDEPTVVEGKTYSQVNVLIPKTKFPAMVKGIKNYGASAIVRENVKQYIQ, encoded by the coding sequence ATGAAAAAGATAGTGCTAGGTCTCCCAAAGGGGAGTTTAAACAATGTTAATAGGGGTAATACTTATCAGTTATTTGTTGATGCAGGATACGAGGTCAGAGGATATGAACCAGGAAACGAATCTAATGAGATAGGGATCATGAACGACCCTGAGATCAAGGGATTTTTAACCAGACCACAAAGCGCTCCTGTAGAACTTAACAGAGAAATATTAGACCTTGCAGTCATAGGTGAAGATTGGGTTCAAGAAGAATCTGTGAACTACAAAGAAAAGCTCATAAAAAAGGTGGGGGATTTAGATTACGGTCAAACAAGGCTTATTGTAGGTGTTCCAAAGGAAGCAGAATACAAGGATCTTACAGACTTTTTCAGAAAAAACAAGGACAGAAAAACACCAATACTCTGTTTTACAGAATATCCAAATTTAACCCGTCAATTTTTTGAAAACAACGAAGGATACAAGGAAGTTTTCGGTGAAACTAAGCCATTTGTACAGGTGAGGGGATTAAGGGATGGTGACAACATGATGGTTCAGATCATAAATTCTGATGGTGCAACCGAAGTGTACATAGCCAAGGGAGCAGATCTCATTGTTGACAACACCCAAACCGGAAGCAGTCTCAGAAAAGCAGGTCTTAAAGAACTTGAAACCATAATGGAATCCAGTGCAGGACTTTATGCAGGACCAAGTTGCACAGGTGAAAAGGAAAAGAAAGCTAAAATGATATTTGATCAGCTTTTTGGTGCAATTAACGCACGAAAGTTCTTCGATGTTAAATTTAATATTTCAACACTCAAGGTTGATGATATCAAAGAATTTTTACTCAAAAATAAGTACTGTTCTGATGAACCAACAGTTGTTGAAGGTAAAACCTACTCCCAAGTCAATGTCCTCATACCTAAAACTAAATTTCCAGCCATGGTTAAGGGAATTAAAAATTACGGCGCATCTGCAATTGTAAGGGAAAATGTGAAACAGTACATTCAATAA
- a CDS encoding DUF2178 domain-containing protein produces MNEKSLKILFILTSMIQSVLWIVGLLFANIWFVLAAIIVVLIILPLVYIHRNDISGMFQGKDIMEDERTELINEKSSTVTLGALVGIILYAGLIIISLRNSYPDIQLAGYTLFATAVLALIINMISRIYYKRRY; encoded by the coding sequence ATGAATGAAAAAAGTTTGAAAATTCTGTTTATATTAACATCAATGATTCAATCCGTGTTATGGATAGTTGGATTGTTGTTTGCAAATATTTGGTTTGTTTTAGCAGCCATAATCGTTGTATTAATAATTTTACCCCTGGTTTACATACATAGGAATGATATTTCAGGTATGTTCCAGGGTAAAGATATTATGGAAGATGAGAGAACAGAACTCATAAATGAAAAATCTTCCACAGTAACCCTGGGAGCGCTAGTAGGAATTATACTATATGCAGGTCTCATAATCATTTCCTTGAGAAACAGTTATCCAGACATTCAATTGGCGGGGTACACGTTATTTGCCACAGCGGTATTAGCACTTATAATTAACATGATATCACGCATATACTACAAAAGGAGATACTAG
- a CDS encoding helix-turn-helix transcriptional regulator: MKNKLKVYRAMNDLTQEDLAKEIKVTRQTIISIEKQKYDPSLTLAFKIAKFFNVHIEDIFFDEE, encoded by the coding sequence ATGAAAAATAAATTAAAGGTTTACAGGGCCATGAATGATCTAACCCAGGAGGATCTAGCTAAAGAGATCAAGGTAACTAGACAAACTATTATTTCAATAGAAAAGCAAAAATACGATCCCTCCCTTACATTAGCCTTTAAAATAGCCAAATTTTTCAATGTCCATATCGAAGACATCTTCTTTGACGAAGAATGA
- a CDS encoding class I SAM-dependent methyltransferase — MFKWDAKEYQKSSSAQQKWAKELIKKMDLNGSEKMLDLGCGDGKITSEIATNLEKGCILGIDSSEDMIKLAKETFPETEQPNLKFKVKDFQDLNYNEEFDLIFSNAALHWVKDHSNILKGIKQSLKPNGKILIQMGGKGNGKEILDISTEITHKPEWNSYFQDFSFPYGFYDTNIYEKWLKEAGLKALRVELISKIMDQNGVEGLKSWMQTVWLPYTQRIPVDLQEKFIDEIAIKYLENHPMDKDGMVHVNMVRLEVEAINSK, encoded by the coding sequence ATGTTTAAGTGGGATGCAAAGGAATATCAGAAAAGTTCAAGTGCACAGCAAAAATGGGCAAAAGAGCTCATAAAAAAAATGGATCTAAATGGATCAGAAAAAATGCTCGATCTAGGATGTGGAGATGGGAAAATAACATCTGAAATAGCCACAAATCTTGAAAAAGGATGTATATTAGGAATTGACAGTTCTGAAGATATGATAAAACTTGCAAAGGAAACTTTTCCGGAAACTGAGCAACCTAATTTAAAATTCAAGGTAAAAGATTTTCAGGATTTAAATTACAATGAAGAGTTTGATCTGATCTTCAGTAATGCTGCACTTCACTGGGTGAAAGATCATTCTAATATTCTTAAGGGCATAAAGCAAAGTTTGAAACCTAACGGCAAAATACTCATACAGATGGGTGGTAAAGGTAATGGTAAGGAAATTTTAGATATCAGTACCGAAATAACACATAAACCAGAGTGGAATAGTTACTTTCAAGATTTCAGCTTTCCATATGGATTTTACGACACTAATATTTATGAAAAATGGCTTAAAGAAGCTGGTCTTAAAGCTTTGAGGGTTGAATTAATATCTAAAATTATGGATCAAAATGGTGTTGAAGGATTGAAATCATGGATGCAGACTGTATGGCTTCCATACACCCAAAGAATTCCTGTAGATCTTCAAGAAAAGTTTATAGATGAAATTGCAATCAAGTACCTTGAAAACCACCCTATGGACAAGGATGGAATGGTACATGTTAACATGGTAAGGTTGGAAGTTGAAGCAATAAATTCAAAATAA
- a CDS encoding DUF4012 domain-containing protein, whose product MSRKIIALIIILVAIGISAGYVVYSNLYQPGTTNVMKGDHTILLMTADPSEKRPGIGAVDMAFAIGVHDGDITNLTPIYPGGMVSATAMEPAEANAGGGHLRLHDSLWGADTEADVKNSQEIVQTNTGIKTDAVVIVTPEAVDAILNSIAPLNIPGYTNDTNASIDYIRSVSEGKNSTMTRGEASEVLMKPVMAAIKDPSKSGSLFQTVVQQYLKGNIIVIPKSLMTQFALSKGLSLT is encoded by the coding sequence ATGAGTAGAAAAATAATTGCCTTAATTATCATCCTAGTTGCAATTGGAATATCGGCAGGGTATGTTGTATATTCTAATTTATACCAACCAGGAACAACCAATGTTATGAAGGGGGATCATACTATCCTCTTGATGACAGCAGATCCTTCAGAAAAACGACCCGGTATTGGTGCAGTAGACATGGCCTTTGCAATCGGAGTACATGATGGTGACATCACCAACCTTACACCAATCTATCCTGGTGGAATGGTTTCAGCAACAGCAATGGAACCTGCAGAAGCAAATGCTGGTGGAGGACATTTGAGACTTCATGATTCATTATGGGGTGCGGACACAGAAGCAGACGTGAAAAATTCCCAAGAAATTGTTCAAACCAACACCGGTATTAAAACTGATGCAGTGGTCATAGTAACTCCTGAAGCTGTAGATGCAATTTTAAATTCCATAGCTCCACTGAACATTCCTGGCTACACAAATGATACCAATGCGTCTATTGATTACATAAGAAGCGTGAGTGAAGGTAAAAACAGTACAATGACGCGAGGAGAAGCATCTGAAGTTCTGATGAAACCAGTAATGGCAGCAATAAAGGATCCAAGTAAATCGGGATCTCTTTTTCAAACAGTTGTACAACAGTACCTCAAGGGTAACATAATTGTTATACCCAAGAGTTTAATGACCCAGTTTGCATTATCCAAGGGCTTGAGTTTGACATAA